DNA sequence from the Caulobacter segnis genome:
CACGGGGCGGCGTCCAGCACCGGGAACACGCCGGCGTGGAAGGGATAGTTGTCGCCGATATTGACGACCACGACGTCGAATTCGGTCCGCAGCTCCGACAGGTCACGGGTTCGCCAGTGCCGGACGGGCAGGGCGGTCGGATGCAGCGGTTCGCCCGGCTCGTCCTCATCCTCGCAGCGCAGGATCTCGATCTGATGACCGCGCGCGGCCAGTTGCTTCGTGACCTCGGCGCTGACCCGGCCGATCGACGAGCGCAGGACGAAAGGCGTGACCCAGCAGATCTTCATCACTCGGGTCCTAGCGGCGCAGTAGGCGACGTTCGGCGTCGCCGCCGGCGCGCACGAAGGCGATGTTGGCCGAGACCACCTTGGCGGCGGCCTTGGCGTTGGTCGGTTCGGCGGCGCTGGTCGCCTCGTCGATGATGTAGGCCTTGAAACCGGCGTCGGTGAAGGCCTTGAACCACTGGGCCGGGGTCTGGCCGACACGCTTGAGATGTTCTGGCCCGAATTCGGCGACGATGGCCAGGTCGGGGTTCTTGGCGATCAGGCCCTTCATGCCGGCCAGCACGTCCAGCTCGGCGCCCTCGACGTCGATCTTTACCACGTCCATGCGCTTGGCCGGGGCGACGTCGTCCAGGCGCACGACCTCGACCTCGACCGTGCGGGCCTCTTCGGTTTCGGGCAGGGCGTATAGCGAGCTGTGGCCGATGATGTCGCTGACGTGGAAGGTCAGACGGCCGGGCTTCTCGCCGACGGCCTGATCACGCACCTCGACCCAGGCCAGGCCGTTGAGATGCTTCATCTTCTCGAGGTTCGATCGCGGCACGGCCTCGGGTTCGAAGGCGATGACCTTGCCGGATGGGCCAGTGGCCCACGCCATCAGCAAGGTGAGCAGGCCGATATTGGCGCCGACGTCGGCGACCACCATGCCCGGCTGGACCAGGCGGCGCAGCACGTCGCCGGTGCCGGGCTCCAGGCCTCGGCTGGTGGCGTTGGCCAGCATGGTGACGAAGGTGGGCAAGGCGGTCGGGGCCAGGATGTAGCCGTCGCGCATGCGGATGGCCGTCGACTCGCCGTCGTAGTGGATCAGCGGCCGGGCCTTGATCTCCAGTTCGTCGAAGCGCGGCCCGAACAGGCCGGGGAGGCGGGCGAGGGCGACCCCGTCGCGCTCGGCCCTAGCGTCGAGCTGGCTCAGCGCGGCGGCGAGGCGCTCGTTCTGCCCCAGCAGCAGGTCCAGCCGATGCTCCACGGCGCGCAGGTCGGCCGACACGGCATGGAGGTGGTTACGGGTCTCGCGCAGCTCGTGCTCGACGCTGGCCTGCAGGTAGCGGCGGGCGTAGTTGGCGACCGGCGAGAGCACCGGCCCGAGCAAGCGGCGGGCGAAGCCGAACCGACGGCGCGGCGGCGGAGGCGGCGGAGCATGGGTCGTGGGCGTCTCGGCGTCGGGAGCGCGCATCGCGGCGCTGATCGCCAGATCCAGGCGGGCGGGCCTCAAGTCTATCCTTCCTGGGCGGGGCCTTTCGGCCTGCGCCTGTCCTGTTGGAGGAGCAATGGGCGCATCGACGCGACCCGTTTCCGGTCTAGAGCGTGTCGGGTCCGGATGGAACCATCCAGGGCGGATAAATGGAGCGAGCTGGCGGACCCGAGGCGCGCCAACGTTCGCGCCTTCGCCGCGAGCCGCCTAGTGCAGCAAGCCGCCGTTCAGGAACGCGCTATGGACGCCGATCAAGCTGAGTTCGCTGCCGTCGGCGAAATCGAACGTCATGGTCATCGCGTGGTCGAGCGCGCCGGGATTATGCATCAGATCGGCATCGACCATCACCACCTGCACGCCATTCATGTAGGTGAGAATGTTTTGCGTGTGCTCGGTGAAGAAACTGATGAACGACGTCACCAGATCCAGTGGCACGATGCCGGCGTTGATCGACGTCGCGTGGCTCTCGGGCTGATGCGTCGTCGTCTCGCCGCTGGAAGACGTGGACGTTTCGGACGCCGCCACGGGCGTCTCGGGGGCCGTCGTTTCGGTCGCCTGCGAGGTGATCGGCGCGGCCTGATAGTGTTCACCCCGCGAGATGATCTCGGCCAGCACGTCGGGCAGCTTGGCGACCTCGATCACCGTGATCTTCTGGGCGGCCGTATCGCCGACGAGGGCGCGCACCAGCTGCACGGCTTCGACATTGGGCAGGGCGCCCGCGCCGAGACGCACTTCCAGGGACCAGTTGGCCGCTTCATGGACCGCGGGCGCGCCCAGAGGCGACAGGTTCACCTGTTGGCGCGCCACGTCCGAGACGTCCTGTATCGCTTCAGGCGTCGAGAGCGACTCGCTTGCGTGCGGCAGGGTCGACAGCAGCGCCACTAGCGACAGCACCGACGAAACGGTTTGGGCCGACGTGCTCGCCAGCGCCTGGACGTGGTCGCTGGCCAGCGCGAGGTCGCTGCTCTCGGTGGCGATAGTCATCGAGGTCGGGCCGCTGAAATCCAGCGCGGCGGCGGCCGAGGCCAGGGCCGCGCTCGCCGCCGGGTCCAGGGTCGAGGCGTCGACGCTGAAGTCCGAAGCGAGCAGGGCCGCGGCCAGAACCATCACCGCCTGGCTGGCGGGCAGTTGAACAGTGTCGTAGGTCGACTGGGCCGCGCCGGTCGCGACCGCGGCGGCGCCGCCGGTGAGGCTGGCGCTGGAGCTCGAGGTCAGCAGGGCCGGGCGGGCGTGAGCGGGGGCGTTGGCGGAGCCGGTTTCGGCCGCGCGGGCCTCGCCAGTCTTGAAGAAGGCGGTGCCGACCACGGCCACCAGCAGGGCGGCGGGGTGGATCGAGATGTTGTCGCCACGGTCCGAACGGCGGATCAACGGGTGACGCGCCACCATGTTGCGGACCAGGGACGAGAAGTCGAAGCCGCGCGCGATCTCTTCATAGGCGGGGCCGGCGATCAGGTACTCACCGTCGATGCGCGCGAAGTGGATGACCACCTCGCCGTCATCGGTGCGGTAGAAGACGAACCAGGGCTCGTTCTCGTCGCTCAGGCCCCGATCGGTGCCAACACGGATACCCGCGCGCATCAGAGCGGCTTCGACGCGATAAAATTCGGCCAGCTCCTGCTGGCTCCAATCCGCCGGGGCGGGCGCGAATCGCGGCGTACGCTGGAAGAACGAGAGGACTTGCGCGGCCATGTCGGCGGAGGGTTCCCGCGAAATAAAGTGAGCTGGCGACCCGCCAGCGAGGGCAAGCTAGCCGAACTACTCTTCGTTGAACAGGATTTCGTAGGTGATCGGATCGTAGAACCGCATCAGTTCCCGCACGAACGTCCTTTCCGGAACGTTAAGCGCTCGCGCCCAGTCGCGGTAGCGGTCCGGCGGAATGCGGCCACGACCTGTCTCCAGCTGCGAGATGAAGGTGTAGTAGTCGGCTCCGACCTTGGCCGCCAGTTGGCGTTGCGACAGGCCGGCGGCCTCGCGCGTTTCCTTCAGCCAGCGACCACCTTCGCGTCGAAGGTCTTGAACCTCCGGGGCGCTGCGACGTTGAGGGTTGCCATACATTATAAAGTCTCGCGTCCCCGCGCACGAGCGCGGAGCGCTGTCGCTCGTCCCTCGCAGGCGTAAAATTCCTACGTCCCATATACCCCTTCATTGGCGGGGGTACAAGGAACGCGACATAGGAAAATGCTATACCGGTT
Encoded proteins:
- a CDS encoding helix-turn-helix domain-containing protein — its product is MYGNPQRRSAPEVQDLRREGGRWLKETREAAGLSQRQLAAKVGADYYTFISQLETGRGRIPPDRYRDWARALNVPERTFVRELMRFYDPITYEILFNEE
- a CDS encoding FkbM family methyltransferase; amino-acid sequence: MRPARLDLAISAAMRAPDAETPTTHAPPPPPPRRRFGFARRLLGPVLSPVANYARRYLQASVEHELRETRNHLHAVSADLRAVEHRLDLLLGQNERLAAALSQLDARAERDGVALARLPGLFGPRFDELEIKARPLIHYDGESTAIRMRDGYILAPTALPTFVTMLANATSRGLEPGTGDVLRRLVQPGMVVADVGANIGLLTLLMAWATGPSGKVIAFEPEAVPRSNLEKMKHLNGLAWVEVRDQAVGEKPGRLTFHVSDIIGHSSLYALPETEEARTVEVEVVRLDDVAPAKRMDVVKIDVEGAELDVLAGMKGLIAKNPDLAIVAEFGPEHLKRVGQTPAQWFKAFTDAGFKAYIIDEATSAAEPTNAKAAAKVVSANIAFVRAGGDAERRLLRR